One genomic region from Trueperaceae bacterium encodes:
- a CDS encoding VWA domain-containing protein, whose amino-acid sequence MTIGMAFAQQCTYESEPNDTVAAATRLTDAGPQPFGPDRYNEVSARCLTGEAGGTDEDVFRWEVTELDARHRWSFSLQGPADGSTSVVLLRASADGTVAEYERVTSRGGIAALSGEFLVEPGAYYLRVSAAGGAGEYVADVTPVIGLRYGAGEDRYDDGGGRRYTGAFGLYGPVAGELVQSFTIDSDGAKRNWGVELWAALGTEPRVELAGPSGVVAQGTVDTTGRARLPGLRLAAGEYTLRVLGDSGMVRLRLESQGVPGDGAAVEPNDEWGTATVFPLGSEMRATVGGRDFYRIDVAAAEAGVYDLAFEADADLTYTLRDEEGRPLLTSRSSRPRTGLTFAEGTYQLLVEGRDGTTYRMALRAAAAPPAVGEVEPNDYPIAASPLPAGDQVRGRLDGSETDVYSLDVTGTAQRFRVQLVGDSIDRLAELSVAGEVLTEVRGAQRLRLDDVVLLPGRHYFEVRGAAGEYALKVLSLGPAQVGASSPPSDQPLAPAAQGSAGQDPAAAAAALDGAVLEAGPPPPPGILELEPNDDASRAMRLVPGAVHVGRLTGDSDDYYRFFLAEDQYVSVEVVPPTGGSTIDVWFDGLGWVRFPDAAPGSPVRLERLFLAGDHTFYLDAPDVETDGYYQLRFDLLGRLMPAVDAEPNDDYATASLLPAELEWSGHVGEYSNDYDIYRLPVFASDTTVEVSADGVTARLAIDLRDEANTLDFATRGDAQAGTPWRGTVPAGRQAYLRLSGATTYRVAVTFGSAPDGAQLRPPRASGAVTVSLTAPTAELAAFWHEGQLLDATARVENRGAEPQELRLEAASSHANVLLDYDQSLRLAPGEARDVPIHVRVPSDMRDDLPLRIEVAAVGAAGSDVAALETALACDAPSVSAFDYWPLPATLLGRMDVLRTNFGAAIYGDTSYERRDLALIDGRVGPSGGGYLALDHSPTYRLAGDAPVTLLGATLDPRSGARTGDYLAAFRIETSLDGSSFTTAYEGVLKAAGIEQPFVFETPVRARYARLVIVSSQDRRANGYVGEWKLLAADVGLGELNLAAPENGGHVVRSEPYMSSYGAQLLTADGRASTLDLRDTGAFSFVIGFNDGRAAQITRLEWQETADALAKPEAIFPSVTVEVSLSGGAGPWAPLADWTFKRDATGLAKLELDAPAWARYLRLTGKAVTGADGAPGRYYYPPDAVRVFERPADADYRSALAEWGPSSREAVYEYLNPVSVATSVADAGNDTRQSASPLRSGEQVTGTVQVAVDEDWYRLTIPAGENYLELSLAGDPAIAYRFELLDASGHAVSYDEKADGDALTLSLFAAPGDYYLHLWEPKRTVVFAWDTSGSVSPYLAITYNSLASFATDVDGEREAVQLLAFDDPNPQWLLPFWSSDTAQVQRSIVEFDRSADSSNSETALLAATKALADREGTRAIMLMTDAESGTDYLTPELWSAFEQVRPRVFTFEISSAGNDYAQDLMQDWADVNSGRYALAAGVGEFDAGFSRASCLLRRPKQYTVALATRSQALPGPGSLSVRAAAGAAQPAIEVIFDASGSMGRELPSGEQRITAAKHALTTLVNEVLPEGAPFALRAFGHIAPSSCETRLDVPLAPLDRAKALAAVQAIAPKLLSQTPIADSLAAVPQDLAQAGGARTVILITDGAESCGGDPVAAVREARSKGPLDLAIVSLGLEPDALAVFEKLAADVGASYVDVGSYEALSEAVAEALNPAFEVYDAATGELVARGRVGSEPVSLEMGVYDVSVLVAPVQEFKGVRVPGEKDVTLTLRAD is encoded by the coding sequence TTGACGATCGGTATGGCCTTTGCGCAGCAGTGCACCTATGAGTCGGAGCCGAACGACACCGTGGCCGCGGCCACGCGGCTCACGGACGCCGGACCGCAGCCGTTCGGACCGGACCGTTACAACGAGGTGAGCGCCAGGTGCCTGACGGGCGAGGCCGGCGGCACGGACGAGGACGTCTTCCGCTGGGAAGTCACCGAGCTCGACGCGCGGCACCGCTGGTCTTTCTCGCTGCAAGGCCCCGCCGACGGCTCGACGAGCGTCGTCCTGCTCCGCGCGAGCGCGGACGGTACCGTCGCCGAGTACGAGCGCGTGACGAGCCGAGGCGGCATAGCTGCGCTCTCCGGCGAGTTCCTCGTCGAGCCCGGCGCCTACTACCTCCGCGTCTCCGCGGCGGGTGGCGCGGGCGAGTACGTCGCCGACGTCACGCCCGTGATAGGCCTGCGCTACGGCGCCGGTGAGGACCGCTACGACGACGGCGGCGGTAGGCGCTACACGGGCGCGTTCGGCCTGTACGGCCCTGTAGCCGGTGAGCTCGTGCAGTCGTTCACCATCGACTCGGACGGCGCCAAGCGCAACTGGGGCGTGGAGCTGTGGGCGGCCCTCGGCACCGAGCCCCGGGTCGAGCTGGCGGGTCCGAGCGGCGTGGTGGCGCAGGGCACGGTCGACACGACCGGCCGCGCGCGCCTGCCCGGCCTCCGGCTCGCGGCGGGGGAGTACACGCTCCGCGTGCTCGGCGACAGCGGCATGGTCCGCTTGCGCCTCGAGTCACAAGGCGTGCCAGGCGACGGCGCGGCCGTCGAACCGAACGACGAGTGGGGCACCGCCACGGTCTTCCCTTTGGGGAGCGAGATGCGCGCCACCGTCGGCGGGCGCGACTTCTACCGCATCGACGTCGCCGCCGCGGAGGCGGGCGTCTACGACCTCGCCTTCGAGGCGGACGCCGACCTGACGTACACGCTGCGCGACGAGGAGGGCAGGCCCCTCCTCACCTCGCGTTCGAGCCGACCGAGGACGGGGCTGACGTTCGCGGAAGGCACCTATCAGCTCCTGGTCGAGGGCCGGGACGGCACCACGTACCGCATGGCCCTCAGGGCGGCCGCGGCGCCCCCCGCGGTCGGCGAGGTCGAGCCGAACGACTACCCCATCGCCGCCAGCCCGCTGCCCGCGGGCGACCAGGTGCGTGGGCGCCTCGACGGCAGCGAGACGGACGTCTACAGCCTCGACGTCACGGGAACGGCCCAGCGCTTCCGCGTGCAGCTGGTCGGCGACTCCATCGACAGGCTGGCCGAGCTCAGCGTCGCGGGCGAGGTCCTCACCGAGGTGCGCGGCGCGCAGCGCCTGCGCCTCGACGACGTGGTCCTCCTGCCGGGCAGGCACTACTTCGAGGTGCGTGGCGCCGCCGGCGAGTACGCCCTGAAGGTCCTCTCGCTCGGTCCGGCCCAGGTGGGCGCCTCCTCGCCGCCGAGCGACCAGCCGCTCGCGCCGGCGGCCCAGGGGAGCGCGGGCCAGGACCCGGCCGCGGCCGCGGCCGCGTTGGACGGCGCCGTCCTCGAGGCCGGACCGCCGCCCCCGCCAGGCATCCTGGAGCTCGAGCCGAACGACGACGCCAGCCGCGCCATGCGGCTCGTGCCGGGCGCCGTGCACGTCGGGCGCCTGACCGGCGACAGCGACGACTACTACCGCTTCTTCCTCGCGGAAGACCAGTACGTGAGCGTCGAGGTCGTGCCCCCCACCGGCGGCTCCACCATCGACGTGTGGTTCGACGGCCTCGGCTGGGTGAGGTTCCCCGACGCAGCGCCCGGCAGCCCGGTGAGGCTCGAGCGCCTCTTCCTGGCGGGCGACCACACCTTCTACCTCGACGCTCCCGACGTCGAGACGGACGGCTACTACCAGCTCAGGTTCGACCTGCTCGGGCGCCTCATGCCCGCCGTGGACGCCGAGCCGAACGACGACTACGCCACGGCCTCGCTCCTACCTGCCGAGCTCGAGTGGAGCGGCCACGTCGGCGAGTACTCCAACGACTACGACATCTACCGCCTGCCCGTGTTCGCGAGCGACACGACCGTCGAAGTGAGCGCCGACGGCGTGACCGCGCGGCTCGCGATCGACCTGCGCGACGAGGCGAACACGCTCGACTTCGCCACGCGCGGCGACGCGCAGGCCGGTACGCCCTGGCGCGGCACGGTGCCGGCCGGGCGGCAGGCCTACCTGCGGCTGAGCGGCGCGACGACCTACCGGGTGGCCGTGACGTTCGGCAGCGCGCCGGACGGCGCCCAACTCCGGCCGCCGCGCGCCTCCGGCGCCGTGACGGTGTCGCTCACCGCGCCGACCGCCGAGCTGGCGGCGTTCTGGCACGAGGGTCAACTCCTCGACGCCACCGCACGCGTCGAGAACCGCGGCGCCGAGCCGCAGGAGCTGCGCCTGGAAGCGGCCAGCAGCCATGCGAACGTGCTGCTCGACTACGACCAGAGCCTGAGGCTGGCGCCCGGCGAGGCTCGCGACGTTCCGATACATGTGCGGGTGCCGAGCGACATGCGCGACGACCTGCCGCTCCGCATCGAGGTGGCTGCCGTCGGCGCCGCCGGTTCCGACGTCGCCGCGCTCGAGACCGCCCTGGCGTGCGACGCTCCATCCGTCTCAGCGTTCGACTACTGGCCGCTGCCGGCCACACTCCTCGGTAGGATGGACGTGCTGCGCACCAACTTCGGCGCGGCCATCTACGGCGACACGAGCTACGAGCGCCGCGACCTCGCGCTGATCGACGGGCGGGTCGGGCCGTCCGGCGGCGGCTACCTGGCTCTGGACCACTCGCCCACCTACCGCCTGGCGGGCGACGCCCCGGTGACGCTGCTGGGCGCCACCCTCGACCCGCGTTCTGGAGCGCGAACGGGCGACTACCTGGCGGCGTTCAGGATCGAGACCTCGCTGGACGGCTCGAGCTTCACCACCGCTTACGAAGGCGTGCTCAAGGCGGCCGGCATCGAGCAGCCGTTCGTGTTCGAGACGCCCGTCCGGGCGCGCTACGCGCGCCTCGTCATCGTAAGCAGTCAGGACAGGCGCGCCAACGGCTACGTCGGTGAGTGGAAGCTCCTCGCGGCGGACGTGGGCCTAGGCGAGCTGAACCTGGCCGCGCCAGAGAACGGCGGCCACGTCGTGCGCTCCGAGCCTTACATGAGCAGCTACGGCGCCCAGCTCCTGACGGCGGACGGCCGCGCCTCGACCCTCGACCTGCGCGACACGGGGGCGTTCAGCTTCGTTATCGGCTTCAACGACGGTCGCGCCGCGCAGATCACACGGCTCGAGTGGCAGGAGACGGCCGACGCGCTCGCCAAGCCCGAGGCCATCTTCCCGTCGGTCACCGTCGAGGTGAGCCTGAGCGGGGGTGCGGGACCGTGGGCGCCGTTGGCCGACTGGACCTTCAAGCGGGACGCGACCGGCCTCGCCAAGCTCGAGCTGGACGCGCCCGCATGGGCGCGCTACCTGCGCCTCACCGGCAAGGCCGTCACCGGGGCCGACGGCGCGCCCGGCCGCTACTACTACCCGCCGGACGCCGTGCGCGTGTTCGAGCGCCCGGCCGACGCCGACTACCGCTCCGCGCTCGCCGAGTGGGGGCCGAGCTCGCGCGAGGCCGTCTACGAGTACCTCAACCCGGTCAGCGTGGCGACGAGCGTCGCCGACGCCGGCAACGACACGCGCCAGTCCGCCTCGCCCCTGCGTTCGGGGGAGCAGGTCACCGGCACCGTCCAGGTGGCGGTGGACGAGGACTGGTACCGCCTCACCATCCCGGCGGGCGAGAACTACCTCGAGCTGAGCCTCGCCGGCGACCCGGCCATCGCCTACCGCTTCGAGCTCCTAGACGCCTCCGGCCACGCCGTGAGCTACGACGAGAAGGCGGACGGCGACGCGCTCACCCTCTCGTTGTTCGCCGCCCCCGGCGACTACTACCTCCACCTCTGGGAGCCGAAACGCACGGTCGTCTTCGCCTGGGACACGAGCGGCTCGGTCAGCCCGTACCTCGCCATCACGTACAACTCGCTCGCGAGCTTCGCGACGGACGTGGACGGCGAGCGCGAGGCCGTCCAGCTCCTCGCCTTCGACGACCCGAACCCGCAGTGGCTGCTCCCGTTCTGGTCGAGCGACACGGCGCAGGTGCAGCGCTCCATCGTCGAGTTCGACCGCTCGGCCGACTCGAGTAACTCCGAGACGGCGCTCCTCGCGGCCACCAAGGCGTTGGCCGATCGCGAGGGCACCCGCGCCATCATGCTCATGACCGACGCAGAGTCGGGCACCGACTACCTGACGCCGGAGCTGTGGAGCGCGTTCGAGCAGGTGCGCCCGCGCGTCTTCACGTTCGAGATCAGCTCCGCCGGCAACGACTACGCGCAGGACCTCATGCAGGACTGGGCCGACGTCAACTCCGGCAGGTACGCGCTGGCCGCGGGCGTGGGGGAGTTCGACGCCGGCTTCTCCCGCGCCTCGTGCCTGCTCAGGCGGCCCAAGCAGTACACGGTCGCGCTCGCGACGCGCAGCCAGGCCCTGCCCGGCCCGGGCAGCCTCAGCGTGCGCGCCGCCGCCGGCGCCGCCCAGCCGGCCATCGAGGTCATCTTCGACGCTTCCGGCTCGATGGGTCGCGAGCTCCCGAGCGGCGAGCAGCGCATCACCGCAGCCAAGCACGCCCTCACCACCCTCGTGAACGAGGTGTTGCCGGAAGGCGCGCCGTTCGCGCTGCGCGCCTTCGGGCACATAGCGCCGTCGTCGTGCGAGACGCGCCTCGACGTGCCCCTCGCCCCCTTGGACCGCGCCAAGGCCCTCGCGGCCGTGCAGGCGATCGCGCCCAAGCTCCTGTCGCAGACGCCCATCGCCGACTCGCTTGCGGCCGTCCCGCAGGACCTCGCGCAGGCCGGCGGCGCCCGCACCGTCATCCTCATCACGGACGGCGCCGAGTCCTGCGGCGGCGACCCGGTCGCTGCCGTGCGGGAGGCGCGCAGCAAGGGGCCGCTCGATCTCGCCATCGTCTCCCTCGGCCTCGAGCCGGACGCCCTCGCTGTCTTCGAGAAGCTCGCGGCGGACGTGGGGGCGAGTTACGTGGATGTCGGCTCCTACGAGGCGCTCTCCGAGGCCGTGGCGGAAGCCCTCAACCCAGCTTTCGAGGTCTACGACGCCGCAACGGGAGAACTGGTCGCACGCGGGCGCGTCGGCAGTGAGCCGGTGAGCCTGGAGATGGGCGTGTACGACGTCAGCGTCCTGGTCGCGCCCGTCCAGGAGTTCAAAGGCGTGCGTGTGCCCGGCGAGAAGGACGTGACGCTCACCCTCCGGGCCGACTGA